The genomic DNA TAGCTAACTTTACCCTAAATATAGGAACAATTTAAGTATTGCGCCTACTAGTAACCTACTAAACGTAATCCATGGCGAGGTAGCTCAGGCGGTTTAGAGCGTCGGATTCATAACCCGAAGGTCAGGGGTTCAACTCCCCTCCTCGCTACATAGCTGGTTATGCTTAACAAAGTGTTTTTTATACTTGGATGAGGCTTGATATTATAACCTGCTGTCCCCAGTTGTTTGAAAGCCCGTTGCAACACTTTATCTTTCAAAGGGCTATAAAACAGCAGCTTCTTGCAGTCTACATACATAATTTAAGAGATTATACACCATATAAACATGGTAAAATTGATGATCAACCCTATGGGGGAGTTGCTGGGATGTTGTTAATGGTAGAACCCATTGCCAATTGCATTAGAACGTTGCAAAAAGAAAGAGACTATGATGAGGTGATATACATGGCCCCAGATGGTGAGCCACTGCATCAAGATCTTGTGAATAAATGTTCACTCAAGAAGCATTTGATCTTATTATGTGGCCATTATAAAGGCATAGATGAACGGATACGTGAGCATTTTATTACACTAGAAATCAGTATTGGAGACTATGTGCTCTCTGGCGGGGAGCTGCCTGCGCTTATCTTAGCGGATGCTATGGTTCGGGTTATACCAGGTGTTATATCAGATGCTGCTTCTGCACTGACTGACTCTTTTCAAGATGGATTGGTAGCACCACCTGCTTATACAAGGCCTTACAATTTTGAGGGTAAAAAGGTCCCAGATGTACTATGCTCTGGGAATCATAAAGCTATCCAGGAATGGATGCAACAAGAAACAGTGGCCAGAACTGAAAAAAGAAGGCCGCACCTACTGAAACAGTAGCCATTGTTTGTATGATTCACGCCTCTGGCTGGCCGCCTTATCTCCTTCGATAAAAAGTCTGGCCCGATAGTAAATAGCTGAATCGATATATTTTTTCAGCGGGAAAATCGTGAACTCAGCCCGCAAGCGGGCTTCAAACAGACGATTTTCTAATCCGCTGAAAAAATATATCGCTCAGGTGTTAGTGTTTTACTAGACCTCTTGCAAAACCTATTTCTAATGGCAATTTTGGTGTCGAAGCTTGTCTATGCTCCTCAAATACATTAAGTATTCTGCGGTGCTCGACTACACTTCTCCTAAAAATTGCTCATCACAAAGTAGGTTTTGCAAGAGGTCTACTAGAGCGCCATTTTTTTATCGAAGGAGACGCGGCGGCTGGTAATGGACTAGCCACTTGCTTTTTCAGCCAAACGTAGCGTATGCGTTTAACGCTATGTCCATAGTAGAAAAATGCCCCTGTAAAAAGTGGGGAAATAGGCCTCATCCCTTGCAGATGATTAGGAAAAACAGATTCCTTTGAAGCCCGCGCAGCGGGCGACTTCTGTTTTTCCATCTGTAAGGGGTGAGGTCCCCAACTTTTTACCGAGGGCTTGATTTTTTGTCCACTTTTTTATCAAGAAAAAAGTGGAATAAAATTCATTATTAACCAGTGACGTGAATAGATACGATTGTTTTGCTGACGTTTTACAAAACGCTTCCGAAGTTCCGTTGCTGTTTTTGGAAAAAGACTAAGGCTTCCATCAGATGTTCTTTTTTGAAATCCGGCCACTTTACATCCATAAAACGTATCTCCGAGTAAGCAGACTGCCATGGTAAAAAATTGCTGATCCGCTTTTGGCCACCTGTACGTATCAGTAAGTCAATATCAGGCAACTCGCTTGTATTTAAGTATTGCTTATATACGTCTGGCGTAATCTTAACACGATAGTTATGTGCAAATTTTATAAAGTCTTCAAAACGCGCATTACGATTAAATCCTTTGTTCTGAAACTCATCCATTATTTTAATTAAAAAATCATTTACTAGTGCTTCAGAAGCAGCTACTATTTCTGCTTTCCCTCCATAGTTAATGGCAACTGTTAAGTGTAACTGAGTATTATGCTTGGTAAGTGCTATCGCTTTTTTCAATGTATTCCAGCAAAAACTGGGAATCCCTTTTGTATCCCCCACTACACGAAATTTAATGTTGTGTTCAGCGAAAAGGTTGATGTTTTCATCAATGCCTTCAGCAATCACTTTAAAAATGGTATTTACTTCTTGCGCTGGCCGGCTCCAATTTTCCGTAGAAAAAGCATAGAGGGTTAAATAAGAAATGTCTTGCTCTAAGCATCCAGTTATTACTTCTTTTACAGCTTGTTTTGCGTTTTTATGTCCGTAAGATCGATCGCCTGCTTGTTTTTTCCCCCATCTGCCATTACCATCCATAATAATGGCAATGTGTTTTGGCTTTTTTTGCAAGCTGAGTGATGTATTGCCATCATACTGATTCGAAGAAGAAGTATAGCCAGGCAATAGTGTAAATGGTAGTATGCAAATTATACATACTTTTCTCAATAGCTTGGCTGAAGTAAAAGGGAATGATTTTTTTTTATCTGCTATTACAGAAAACAGGTTACGCATCTGGGGCTCTTTTTTATCTTAAATGAATACCAATCCAACACAGTTAGCAAAAAAGCATAGAGAAAGGACCTCACTAATGGTGAGGAAATAGGCGCAATTTAAGTAAAAATACCATGCAGTCAAAAATCCATTTTATATGTTCCCTTTCTATAACGCTACATAGCAGCGCATCAAAAGTATGTTTTAACTTGACCCTAAGTGTGATCGCTGGCATGCAATATGGCCTACAATATTATTAATTAATTTAGTAGCATCACCATCCTGTTGATTGAGCTGAAGGTAGGGACATAGATCTAGCTGGAATGCTTGCTGGTAAGCCTTTTTAATCGCTTCAAAGCGTTTTTGGGGCATTTGATCAAATAGGTCCTGTTTGTTTCTAGTCTGATTACGCAATTTAAACCTATCAAAGTCGATGTCGCAGTATATGCATAAATCTGGCATTAAGCCAGAAAAAGTACGATGTGTCGTTAAAAAAGGCTCCCAGTACCTGGATTTATCTGTTAGTTGATAGGCTATAGTAGAAAAAATAAATCGATCAAAGATAACCACATCTATATCATCTGCTAGTGCTTCTTTATGGATCAATTCATTGCGTGCCGCTAAAAATAGGAAAAACTCTGTGATAGGATGGACATCTTTGTTTTTCAGTGTTAGGATGGTGTTCCAAATCATTTCCGTATTGTTACTTCCTTTAGGATCATGTAGCAACTTTACGCGATAAGATTGGTCACGTAAGATGGATTGGATTTGATGCGCCAAAGTTGTTTTTCCAGAGCAGTCTACTCCTTCAATGGCGAGAATAAAGGGGCCACGCTGCTTAGAGTTTATGAAATGTCCCATAGCTATTTTACGATTAAGGCTAAAAAATCAATTATACATCTAAAAATATAAATAAATCCACGACCCATTCAAAAATCAAATTTTCCTTAAAATTGGGTATATTGTGGTCTGGCCATTCAGTAGACCCTCTAGTGATAAAAGTAGTGCGGAAATAATTTTATAAATCATGAGCGCTATTCAAGATTTTTTTTCCTTCTCTGATCCTAATGTGCGCAACGTGCTCTTGGGAACCATCTTGCTGAGTACTAGTAGCGCGATGATTGGCACATTTGCCCTCTTAAAACGAAAGACCTTAATTAGTGATGCCATTGCACATGGAGTACTGCCTGGTGTCTGTTTGGCTTTTTTTCTAACGGGAGAAAAAAGCTCTATTTGGCTTGTTATAAGTGCTTTTGTTACAGGCTGGCTGGCTTCTATAGCGATCGATCAAATCACAGCTCACTCAAAAATAAAACATGATGCAGCCATTGCTATTGTGGCTTCTGTCACTTTTGGATTGGGTAGTTTTTTGCTATCTATGCTGCAACATAGTGGCCAAGCAAGCCAAGGGGGGTTAAAATCATTTTTACTGGGTAGTGCAGCTACCCTACTACGGGAGGATGTGGTGGTATTGCTGTGGTTGAGTTGCAGCATCATTTTAATTTTATTTTTGTTTTTTAAAGAGTTTATGGTCATTGCTTTCGATCGCCTTTTTGCCAAATCAATAGGCCTGCCTGTAAAAAAAATGGATTTTTTATTTACCAGTTTAATGGTTCTGGACATTGTAATTGGCATCAGGGCGGTAGGTGTGGTGTTAATGAGCGCCATGCTCATTACGCCAGCTACTACTGCACGATTCTGGACGGCTAAGATGACTTATATCATGCTGTTTGCTGCCTTGATTGCATTTTTTGCTTCTTTAGCAGGAACCTTTATTTCTTATGTAATCCCCTCTATGCCTACCGGACCTTGGATTGTACTCATTATGTCACTGATAGCTTATTGTTCTTTTCTTATTGCTTGGTATTGTCGAATGGCCAAAAAAAACAGGTAAATATGTTGTTGTGTAATGATGTCACTTACCTTGCCTTCCTTTGATTATAAGACCAAAAGAGTATTAGATAAAATCTATATTTTAGATCTGGTGCGTAAAAAATATGTATTGCTTACACCAGAAGAATGGGTACGCCAGCATATGTTGCATTACTTAATGCACCACCTCTCTTATCCTAAGGGATTGTGTTGTTTGGAAAAAAGAATATATAGTGGTACAAGGTACTACAGACCTGATATTATACTGTGCGATAAATTTGGTGTGGCTAAAATGGTGGTAGAATGTAAAGCTCCTTACATCGCATTGACCAACCAAACCTTAGGGCAAACGATGCAATACAACCGACAGCTTACTGTCGATTATCTGCTGGTCACCAACGGTATAAACCACTTTTGTTGGCAGTGGAGAGAAACCTTAAGACAATTTCAGGCAATAAGCTACATTCCAAGCTACCAAACCTGCATGGCGGCTAGTTAGCTTGCATAAAAAGCAAGCCGAGTATCGCGCTGCTACAACCACTTTACCCTTGCTTCCTTCCAGACCTGGGGGGATTGAGTAGGAGCTAGCCGTACCGGCTTGCCATGTCAAACTTAAGACTTTTTTCTGAAATTAAAAAGTTCTTAAGGAAAAAGTGACTAGATGACTAGGCATCTAGTAAACTATCTATATAGCCTTTTATAAATGCTGCCAACGAGGTTCCTTCTAAAAGACCTTGCGCCAATAAAGCCAAGTGATAGCTCTGCTCCACCAATGTTTTTTGGACCATTTCATCGCTAATGGTTAGGATTTTTTTTGCCAAGGGATGGTTCCCGTTAATGGCTACATGCATTGATCGGAACGTCTTTTGTTTGGCCTCATTGCCTTGTGTAAACTGTGCCATACGCTTGAGATGCTCAGAAGTTATAAAGGCAACAGGTAGCTCCTCTGGCAACATAGCAGCTACATTCCAAGTAGTTTGCTCAGCACCAATAGTGGTTTCGTAAATAGATTTCAACTTTTCTCTCTCTGCTTCTGTGAGGGTATGCGTGATGGCCTCTTCTTTTTCAATGAGATTGCCGATGGTGTCGGTGTCAATACCTTTGAATGTAACCTTATCCAATTTATGTTCTGCAAAATTGATAAAGTTCGTATCAATTGGGCTATTTAGGACCAATGTATCATACCCTTTTTGTTGTGCGGTTTGTAGGTAAGTAGCCTGTTTTTGAGGATCTGTTGTATAGAGTACTACCAAGTTGCCATGTTTATCAGTTTGATTTTTAGCTATTCTATCTTTGTACTCACCAATGGTATAGTATTGACCAGTTGTGTTTTGTAATAGTACAATGT from Cardinium endosymbiont of Philonthus spinipes includes the following:
- the trmD gene encoding tRNA (guanosine(37)-N1)-methyltransferase TrmD → MRLDIITCCPQLFESPLQHFIFQRAIKQQLLAVYIHNLRDYTPYKHGKIDDQPYGGVAGMLLMVEPIANCIRTLQKERDYDEVIYMAPDGEPLHQDLVNKCSLKKHLILLCGHYKGIDERIREHFITLEISIGDYVLSGGELPALILADAMVRVIPGVISDAASALTDSFQDGLVAPPAYTRPYNFEGKKVPDVLCSGNHKAIQEWMQQETVARTEKRRPHLLKQ
- the uppS gene encoding polyprenyl diphosphate synthase, which codes for MRNLFSVIADKKKSFPFTSAKLLRKVCIICILPFTLLPGYTSSSNQYDGNTSLSLQKKPKHIAIIMDGNGRWGKKQAGDRSYGHKNAKQAVKEVITGCLEQDISYLTLYAFSTENWSRPAQEVNTIFKVIAEGIDENINLFAEHNIKFRVVGDTKGIPSFCWNTLKKAIALTKHNTQLHLTVAINYGGKAEIVAASEALVNDFLIKIMDEFQNKGFNRNARFEDFIKFAHNYRVKITPDVYKQYLNTSELPDIDLLIRTGGQKRISNFLPWQSAYSEIRFMDVKWPDFKKEHLMEALVFFQKQQRNFGSVL
- the tmk gene encoding dTMP kinase — protein: MGHFINSKQRGPFILAIEGVDCSGKTTLAHQIQSILRDQSYRVKLLHDPKGSNNTEMIWNTILTLKNKDVHPITEFFLFLAARNELIHKEALADDIDVVIFDRFIFSTIAYQLTDKSRYWEPFLTTHRTFSGLMPDLCIYCDIDFDRFKLRNQTRNKQDLFDQMPQKRFEAIKKAYQQAFQLDLCPYLQLNQQDGDATKLINNIVGHIACQRSHLGSS
- a CDS encoding metal ABC transporter permease, whose protein sequence is MSAIQDFFSFSDPNVRNVLLGTILLSTSSAMIGTFALLKRKTLISDAIAHGVLPGVCLAFFLTGEKSSIWLVISAFVTGWLASIAIDQITAHSKIKHDAAIAIVASVTFGLGSFLLSMLQHSGQASQGGLKSFLLGSAATLLREDVVVLLWLSCSIILILFLFFKEFMVIAFDRLFAKSIGLPVKKMDFLFTSLMVLDIVIGIRAVGVVLMSAMLITPATTARFWTAKMTYIMLFAALIAFFASLAGTFISYVIPSMPTGPWIVLIMSLIAYCSFLIAWYCRMAKKNR
- a CDS encoding type I restriction enzyme HsdR N-terminal domain-containing protein; amino-acid sequence: MMSLTLPSFDYKTKRVLDKIYILDLVRKKYVLLTPEEWVRQHMLHYLMHHLSYPKGLCCLEKRIYSGTRYYRPDIILCDKFGVAKMVVECKAPYIALTNQTLGQTMQYNRQLTVDYLLVTNGINHFCWQWRETLRQFQAISYIPSYQTCMAAS